In Limanda limanda chromosome 21, fLimLim1.1, whole genome shotgun sequence, a genomic segment contains:
- the LOC133027853 gene encoding potassium voltage-gated channel subfamily H member 4-like, with protein MPVMKGLLAPQNTFLDTIATRFDGTHSNFLLGNAQGHRGYPIVYCSDGFCDLTGFTRTEVMQKNCSCRFLYGSDTSEHVAQQMEKALEVREEYQAEVHFYRKNGTAFWCLLDIVPIKNEKGEMVLFLFSFKDITDTHGKGHHNSKKEVSDDKRCRRKSSSHFSQARKRGRTMLYQLTSQFSGGGKREVNLGGNMINKPSVPEYKVAAVQKSRFILLHYSVSKALWDWLILLATFYVAVTVPYNVSFTPYDDSVTAARSTIVSDIVVEMLFIIDIILNFRTTYVSQSGQVVYQARSICIHYATTWFFVDLVAALPFDLLYAFNITVTSLVHLLKTVRLLRLLRLLQKLDRYSQYSAMVLTLLMSVFALLAHWMACIWYMIGRKEIETSETWDIGWLHELGKRLETPYVNSTVGGPTVRSSYIAALYFTLSSLTSVGFGNVCANTDAEKIFSICTMLIGALMHALVFGNVTAIIQRMYSRRSLYHTRMKDLKDFIRVHRLPQQIKQRMLEYFQTTWSVNNGIDANELLHDFPDELRADIAMHLNKDILQLPVFKGASRGCLRSLSLHIKTCFCVPGEYLIRQGDALHASYFVISGSLEVLKDCMVLAILGKGDLIGSDLPGAEQVIKTNADVKALTYCDLQYICVRGLKEVLELYPEYASVFASDIHNNLTYNLREGSQDEGINRFSRSPRLSHDSRLPSIVEAKGDDPDDAFHLSPATRSRRNLLLPSFSSPVRRTSLGNLLGDELRQFNALRRCRSPNLSRGFLGQISSPVPPTKREHGTPASTSAQAESGAEQRPPKLLIPTVTCYAPPDLSPRVVDGIEDNGHTFHFNVEHSGPRASRGGSVQDSTQANATLLIETEEVRQSISQLNHKMGTLNQEVSELTKGLHHMMHLLQTYISVHHYKATHPHSVQMVPVPQTDPSTGISFNLPSAYHVHNDPGSYEVHSHQSVPPAGHWSYSGAAETQTESHHRPQSPSPAAHSSPPLSLNSAPNLGSCRGSESTIAPVWTRPSLVGVSSGFQGGDPGLAGGDVSSDRPLGAHPATISQSQPTLCLQPPSDSDEHLHHLSSVRTGTSTHSLLDSSLSSYPHLCLHSESHLCLPKTSHEDICALMSSPTSQNLIQNTSIFQIKDSYPSVHPVSASPSTLPSHLPRSSLDSGSHQSEALEAHLPLREPTATEHNSLECLLGNGGSMESRDSESVSSRRSSIGVHTQSTEQSWCLDLTD; from the exons ATGCCGGTGATGAAGGGGCTCCTGGCCCCTCAGAACACCTTCCTGGACACCATCGCCACACGCTTCGATGGCACCC ACAGTAACTTCCTGCTGGGTAATGCCCAGGGTCACCGCGGCTACCCCATCGTCTACTGCTCGGACGGCTTCTGCGACCTGACGGGCTTCACGAGAACCGAGGTGATGCAGAAGAACTGCAGCTGCCGCTTCCTGTACGGCTCCGACACCAGCGAGCACGTGGCCCAGCAGATGGAGAAAGCTCTGGAGGTCCGAGAGGAGTACCAGGCCGAGGTCCACTTCTACAGGAAGAATG GTACGGCCTTCTGGTGTCTGCTGGACATCGTGCCCATCAAGAACGAGAAAGGCGAGAtggtcctcttcctcttctcgtTCAAGGACATCACCGACACGCACGGAAAAGGCCACCACAACAGCAAGAAAGAGG TTTCAGACGACAagaggtgcaggaggaagagcagctccCACTTCAGCCAGGCCCGGAAGCGTGGACGCACCATGTTGTACCAGCTGACCAGCCAGTTCTCAGGGGGGGGCAAGAGAGAGGTCAACCTGGGCGGC AACATGATCAACAAGCCTTCAGTACCGGAGTACAAGGTGGCAGCGGTGCAGAAGTCCCGCTTCATCCTGCTCCACTACAGTGTGTCCAAAGCCCTGTGGGACTGGCTCATCCTGCTGGCGACCTTCTATGTGGCGGTCACTGTGCCCTACAATGTCAGCTTCACGCCCTACGATGATAGTGTCACAGCCGCCCGCTCCACCATCGTAAGCGACATCGTGGTGGAAATGCTCTTCATCATAG ACATCATCCTGAACTTCCGCACCACCTACGTGAGCCAGTCGGGCCAGGTGGTGTATCAGGCGCGCTCCATTTGCATCCACTACGCCACCACCTGGTTCTTTGTGGACCTGGTGGCTGCCCTCCCCTTTGACCTGCTCTATGCCTTCAACATCACCGTG ACTTCGTTGGTTCATCTGCTGAAAACGGTGCGCTTGCTGCGCCTCCTTCGTCTGCTTCAGAAGCTGGACCGCTACTCCCAGTACAGCGCCATGGTGCTGACCTTACTGATGTCCGTGTTTGCGCTGCTGGCACACTGGATGGCCTGCATCTGGTACATGATCGGACGCAAGGAGATAGAGACCAGTGAGACCTGGGACATTG GGTGGCTCCACGAGCTGGGCAAACGTCTGGAGACGCCCTATGTCAACAGCACGGTTGGGGGCCCGACGGTGCGCAGCTCCTACATAGCTGCCCTCTACTTCACCCTCAGCAGCCTGACCAGTGTCGGCTTTGGCAACGTGTGCGCCAACACCGACGCTGAGAAGATCTTCTCCATCTGCACCATGCTCATCGGCG CGCTCATGCACGCCCTTGTCTTTGGTAACGTGACGGCCATCATCCAGCGCATGTACTCACGCCGCTCTCTCTACCACACACGGATGAAGGACCTGAAAGACTTCATCCGTGTCCACCGCCTGCCCCAGCAGATCAAGCAGCGCATGCTGGAGTACTTCCAGACCACATGGTCTGTCAACAACGGTATAGATGCCAACGAG CTCCTGCACGACTTCCCTGACGAGCTGCGGGCTGACATCGCCATGCATCTGAATAAGGACATCCTCCAGCTGCCGGTCTTTAAGGGGGCGAGTCGTGGCTGCCTGCGCTCGCTCTCCCTTCATATAAAAACCTGCTTCTGCGTCCCGGGGGAGTATCTGATCCGTCAGGGTGATGCACTACATGCCAGCTACTTTGTCATCTCTGGGTCTCTGGAGGTGCTGAAGGACTGCATGGTGCTCGCCATATTAG gAAAGGGCGACCTGATTGGGTCGGACCTGCCTGGAGCGGAGCAGGTGATCAAGACCAATGCTGATGTGAAGGCGTTGACCTACTGTGACCTGCAGTACATCTGTGTGCGAGGCCTGAAGGAGGTGCTGGAGCTGTACCCGGAATACGCCAGCGTGTTCGCCTCCGACATCCACAACAACCTCACGTACAACCTGCGTGAGGGCAGCCAGGacgag ggtATCAACAGGTTTTCAAGGTCACCCAGGCTCTCCCAT GACTCCAGGCTGCCCTCCATCGTGGAAGCGAAGGGTGACGACCCAGACGACGCCTTCCACCTCTCTCCTGCCACTCGTTCCCGTCGCAACCTCCTGCTGCCCAGCTTCAGCAGCCCCGTGCGCCGCACATCCCTGGGAAACCTCCTGGGGGACGAGCTGCGGCAGTTCAACGCCCTGCGCCGCTGCCGCTCCCCCAATCTCAGCCGTGGCTTCCTCGGCCAGATATCGTCCCCTGTGCCGCCGACCAAACGAGAGCACGGCACCCCAGCCTCGACCTCAGCCCAGGCCGAGTCAGGAGCTGAGCAGAGGCCTCCGAAGCTGCTCATCCCGACCGTCACCTGCTATGCACCCCCAGACCTTAGTCCCAG GGTTGTAGACGGCATCGAAGACAATGGGCACACGTTCCATTTTAACGTGGAGCACAGCGGGCCGAGAGCCAGCAGAGGGGGCAGCGTCCAAG ACTCCACGCAGGCGAACGCCACCTTGTTGATTGAGACCGAGGAGGTCAGGCAGAGTATCAGTCAACTCAACCATAAG ATGGGCACCTTAAACCAGGAAGTATCTGAGCTCACCAAGGGCCTCCACCACATGATGCACCTCCTCCAGACTTACATCTCCGTGCATCACTACAAAGCCACACACCCGCACAGTGTCCAGATGGTGCCCGTCCCCCAAACAGACCCCAGCACTGGCATATCGTTCAACCTACCATCAGCCTACCACGTCCACAACGACCCTGGGAGTTACGAAGTCCACAGCCACCAAAGTGTCCCCCCCGCTGGCCACTGGAGCTACAGTGGAGCTGCGGAAACCCAGACAGAGAGCCACCATCGACCTCAATCACCCAGTCCAGCTGCTCACTCCTCTCCGCCCCTCTCTCTGAACTCTGCGCCCAACTTGGGCTCGTGTCGCGGCTCTGAGAGCACGATCGCACCTGTGTGGACCCGCCCATCTCTTGTCGGCGTCAGCTCGGGCTTTCAGGGTGGAGATCCAGGCCTTGCTGGGGGGGACGTCTCTTCCGACAGACCTCTCGGTGCTCACCCAGCGACCATCAGCCAGTCCCAGCCCACTTTGTGCCTGCAGCCTCCCAGTGATAGTGATGAACACTTGCATCATTTGTCCAGCGTCCGCACAGGTACGTCCACACACAGCCTGCTGGACTCGTCACTGAGCTCTTACCCCCACCTCTGCCTGCACTCAGAGTCCCATCTCTGTTTACCCAAAACCTCACATGAGGACATATGTGCTCTGATGTCCTCCCCAACATCTCAAAATCTGATCCAGAACACCTCCATCTTCCAAATCAAGGACTCTTACCCCTCCGTCCAccctgtctctgcctctccgtCCACATTGCCCAGCCACCTTCCCAGATCCTCCCTGGATTCAGGGTCGCACCAATCAGAAGCTCTTGAGGCCCATCTACCACTGCGCGAACCGACCGCCACAGAACACAACAGTCTGGAGTGCCTACTGGGGAACGGGGGCTCTATGGAGAGCAGGGACAGTGAAAGTGTGTCATCACGAAGATCCAGCATCGGCGTGCACACCCAGAGCACAGAACAGTCGTGGTGTCTGGACCTCACAGATTAG
- the ghdc gene encoding GH3 domain-containing protein, which produces MASSWRRVAGPLGFAVLLVAVAIVVQTHGMPPLLPSTLGVCSLVGMAFLWRDVGSKLRGENRTWTGLLGQYVAVKAVGWLGRRQRRRLEEDTLHVKRVQEETLLKRLRKNTDTSYGREFDFSSMKDSASFRARHPITTYEHYRELIRRIAAGEEKVIIAEKPLILAMTSGTSGSSSMLLSTKDTNTEFFLQGVTVCLDAMRQAFPATDSLQRTTKFFYTPTFRQSEAGITIRPNSSTPASSRHMLNLYTTPAPAFEVPSEKDTLYLHLLFALKDQSVGTLESNFASTVFYAFTALQDRWQELVGDIERGTVSGALALEPKVRTRLEALMKPDPERAAQLRVNFQDGFRGIAKRLWPHLHLVLAVDSGSNQIYGEMLRESYCQGVPFYSPFYAATEGLIGVNLWPQEPNRRYLLCPRSMFCEFLPESSLEEEAPQTLLMEEVKEGQSYELVVTNASGLFRYRMGDIVKVVGFHNQCPMVEFQYRRGQMLNVRGEKVSEALFLNTLKKAVTQWPGSQLVDYCCAESGIMGDSIGGSDPHYQVFVELKGVRNLTEEQRYKLDVCLQQDSAVYRSFRVKGSIGPMRVQLVADGAFKELRKQMMDFSNTSPNTFKMHRVLRRKEYADFLLGKTVS; this is translated from the exons ATGGCTTCCTCTTGGCGTCGAGTCGCTGGGCCGCTGGGCTTCGCGGTTCTATTGGTCGCTGTCGCCATCGTTGTACAGACTCATG GGATGCCGCCTCTCCTGCCCTCCACCCTGGGTGTGTGCTCCCTGGTCGGGATGGCGTTCCTCTGGCGGGACGTGGGCTCCAAGCTGAGGGGAGAGAACCGGACTTGGACCGGTCTGCTCGGGCAGTACGTGGCCGTGAAGGCGGTGGGCTGGCTGggcaggaggcagaggaggaggctggaggaggacacCCTCCATGTGAAGAGGGTCCAGGAGGAGACGCTGCTCAAGCGCCTGCGGAAGAACACAGACACGAGCTATGGAAGAGAGTTTGACTTCAGCTCCATGAAAG ACAGTGCCAGTTTCCGGGCGCGTCACCCCATCACCACGTATGAGCATTACCGAGAGCTCATCCGGCGCAtcgctgcaggagaggagaaggtgatCATTGCTGAGAAGCCGCTGATCCTGGCCATGACGTCTGGGACGTCGGGATCCAGCTCCATGCTGCTCAGCACCAAGGACACCAACACCGAGTTCTTCCTGCAG GGGGTGACTGTGTGTTTGGACGCCATGCGGCAGGCGTTCCCTGCGACTGACAGCCTGCAGCGCACGACCAAGTTCTTCTACACACCTACCTTTCGCCAGTCTGAGGCCGGCATCACCATCAGACCTAACTCCTCCACGCCAGCCTCCTCCCGCCACATGCTGAACCTCTACACCACCCCAGCACCCGCCTTTGAG GTTCCCAGTGAGAAGGATACCCTCTACCTGCACCTCCTGTTTGCGCTGAAGGATCAGAGTGTGGGAACACTGGAGTCCAACTTTGCATCCACAGTTTTCTATGCTTTCACTGCCCTACAG GATCGTTGGCAGGAGCTTGTGGGCGACATCGAACGAGGGACGGTCAGCGGTGCTCTGGCTCTGGAGCCCAAAGTGAGGACCAGGCTGGAAGCTCTGATGAAGCCAGACCCGGAGAGAGCCGCTCAGCTCCGGGTCAACTTCCAGGACGGCTTCAGAGGGATCGCCAAGCGGCTGTGGCCTCACCTCCACCTGGTGCTGGCCGTGGACTCGGGTTCCAATCAGATCTACGGGGAAATGCTGAGGGAGAGTTACTGCCAGGGGGTGCCTTTCTACTCACCCTTTTATGCTGCTACTGAAG GTCTGATCGGGGTGAACCTGTGGCCTCAGGAGCCAAACAGACGCTACCTGCTGTGTCCTCGCTCCATGTTCTGCGAGTTCCTGCCCGAGAGCAGCCTCGAGGAGGAGGCACCTCAAActctgctgatggaggaggtgaaggagggacAAAGCTACGAGCTTGTCGTCACAAACGCTTCAGGACTCTTCAG ATATCGCATGGGAGACATTGTGAAAGTGGTCGGGTTCCATAATCAGTGTCCGATGGTTGAATTTCAGTACAG ACGGGGTCAGATGTTGAACGTTCGGGGGGAGAAGGTTTCTGAAGCGTTGTTCCTTAACACTCTGAAGAAAGCTGTCACTCAGTGGCCAGGATCTCAACTGGTCGACTACTGCTGTGCTGAGAGCGGCATCATGG GAGATTCAATAGGCGGATCAGATCCTCATTACCAGGTGTTCGTGGAGCTGAAAGGCGTGAGGAACCTCACAGAGGAGCAGCGATACAAG CTGGACGTCTGTCTCCAGCAGGACTCGGCGGTCTACAGGTCTTTCCGTGTCAAGGGCAGCATCGGACCAATGAGGGTGCAGCTGGTGGCGGACGGTGCGTTCAAGGAGCTCCGTAAGCAGATGATGGATTTCTCAAACACCTCACCCAACACCTTCAAAATGCACCGAGTGCTGCGCAGGAAAGAATACGCAGATTTCTTACTGGGAAAAACGGTTTCCTAA
- the LOC133028220 gene encoding FERM domain-containing protein 6-like, whose amino-acid sequence MCRYFEEVRLGLRSATEAPVTMRTKQKRRVCILLPNKQHLDCTVTVKARAQEVLNSVLKQLGVTDLYIFGLAVLRDNEYLFLDLGLKLSKYFGTRWNRSSITVPFIVFLRVQYYIENGQLILSSKVQQLYYTELRQKVLRSQSRQQEALFFQLAASALQAEVGDLEQRYGNEGEEERCYFLPEDYFPSWLIKRRGRDYLLQHCPALHGDLRGVTRSQATLQFIKEAGSLQDGPVTFYRMRQNKRERRSSILLGVVVKGVHIYEEVEGKLCLLYDLSWTNIDRFTFQGRRFEVSAVGSLCLPELVYYTHSAFHSKHVLRHLTDSHRRHIDTRDAVSYMQQLEDMEASRFYNEAYICDTAGLRQRLQTDNLTSSMSDCSAAAGTSTAWSKEEEEEDEEYFTAEVMVVFVLTVAEFELCVDEPEEVFVDDPAEVSWLAELIRGASVDGAVVFPSSWEAINMEVK is encoded by the exons GACTGAGATCAGCAACAGAAGCTCCTGTGACAATGAGGACGAAACAGAAGCGACGAGTGTGCATCCTCCTCCCCAACAAGCAGCACCTGGACTGTACCGTCACA GTGAAAGCCAGAGCCCAGGAGGTGTTGAACAGCGTTTTGAAGCAGCTCGGCGTCACTGATCTCTACATCTTCGGCCTGGCTGTTCTCAGAG AtaatgaatatctctttcttgaTTTGGGCCTGAAATTGAGCAAGTACTTTGGCACAAGATGGAACAGAAGCTCGATAACA GTCCCATTCATCGTATTTCTGAGGGTGCAGTATTATATAGAGAATGGGCAGCTGATATT GAGCAGCAAAGTGCAGCAGCTCTACTACACCGAGCTGAGGCAGAAGGTGCTGCGCTCACAGAGCCGCCAGCAGGAAGCTCTGTTCTTCCAACTCGCAGCTTCTGCTCTTCAGGCAGAAGTTGGAGATCTGGAGCAGAGATATGGgaatgaaggagaggaggaaagatgtTACTTCCTTCCTGAAGATTACTTCCCCTCCTGG CTGATTAAACGTCGAGGGCGAGACTACCTGCTCCAGCACTGCCCTGCGCTGCACGGTGACCTGAGAGGTGTGACACGCAGCCAGGCCACGCTGCAGTTTATCAAAGAGGCCGGCAGCCTGCAGGACGGACCGGTCACCTTCTACAGGATGAGACAG aataaaagagaGCGGAGAAGTTCCATCCTTCTTGGGGTGGTGGTGAAAGGAGTCCATATTTACGAG GAGGTGGAAGGGAAACTGTGTCTGTTATACGATCTTTCTTGGACCAACATTGACCGCTTCACTTTCCAG GGAAGACGGTTTGAAGTTTCTGCTGTCGggtctctgtgtctccctgAGCTGGTGTATTACACTCACTCTGCCTTCCACTCCAAACACGTCCTGAGGCACCTGACCGACAGTCACCGGCGGCACATCGACACCAGAGACGCAGTCAGCTAcatgcagcagctggaggacatGGAGG CCAGTCGCTTCTACAACGAGGCCTACATCTGTGACACAGCAGGCCTGAGACAGCGGCTTCAAACCGACAACCTCACGTCCTCCATGTCTGACTGCAGCGCTGCAGCGGGAACAAGCACGGCCTGGtccaaagaggaggaggaggaagatgaagagtaTTTCACAG CTGAAGttatggttgtgtttgtgttgactgtGGCAGAGTTTGAGTTGTGCGTCGATGAACCAGAGGAGGTTTTTGTTGATGACCCAGCGGAGGTGTCCTGGCTGGCTGAGCTGATCCGAGGTGCGTCTGTGGATGGAGCCGTAGTGTTCCCTTCCTCTTGGGAAG CCATCAACATGGAAGTGAAGTAG